A genomic window from Gossypium hirsutum isolate 1008001.06 chromosome D10, Gossypium_hirsutum_v2.1, whole genome shotgun sequence includes:
- the LOC107916226 gene encoding probable WRKY transcription factor 48 gives MEKKKENLISMANLRFSDENPSAVAAAAAAAAATSFGGSIFDMATGAGACDGDTKWGSSLGFMDLLGIHQDFIAPSLFDSFQPPPILPPPPPSTSSEPLLHQQLDTKQLQALPSPASIVPESSEVLNNPATPNSSSFSSSSNEAANDHEPTKAEDDEEEEQDQDKTKKQLKPKKKNQKRQREPRFAFMTKSEVDHLDDGYRWRKYGQKAVKNSPFPRSYYRCTSAGCGVKKRVERSSDDPSIVVTTYEGQHKHPYPITPRGSIGINMDPSSSFGRSFVVPQPQYLHQQQQLQPYIYNSSPSLNITSITSSGSSFNASIPDFLQDRRFNTPPTSSSASLLRDHGLLQDIVPTQMRKEAKEQ, from the exons atggagaagaagaaagagaatttAATTTCCATGGCGAATTTAAGGTTTTCCGATGAGAATCCGTCGGCGgtggcagcagcagcagcagcagcagcagcgaCCAGTTTCGGTGGAAGCATCTTTGACATGGCAACTGGAGCAGGGGCATGTGATGGAGATACTAAGTGGGGGTCTTCTTTAGGTTTCATGGACTTGCTTGGCATCCATCAAGATTTCATTGCCCCTTCTTTATTCGATTCCTTTCAGCCACCACCGATTCTTCCACCACCACCTCCCTCAACATCATCTGAACCACTTCTTCACCAACAACTGGACACGAAGCAGCTTCAAGCCCTTCCATCGCCGGCCTCCATCGTGCCGGAATCTTCTGAAGTTTTAAACAACCCTGCAACACCAAActcttcttccttctcttcttcaTCTAATGAAGCTGCAAATGATCATGAACCAACCAAAGCtgaagatgatgaagaagaagagcagGATCAAGACAAGACAAAGAAACA GTTGAAACCCaaaaagaagaaccaaaaaagGCAAAGGGAACCGAGATTTGCGTTCATGACAAAGAGTGAAGTTGATCACTTAGATGATGGTTACCGATGGAGAAAGTATGGCCAAAAAGCTGTGAAAAACAGCCCTTTTCCCAG GAGCTATTATCGTTGCACCAGCGCTGGCTGTGGAGTGAAGAAGAGAGTCGAGAGATCCTCCGATGATCCCTCCATCGTTGTCACCACTTACGAAGGCCAACACAAGCATCCCTACCCGATAACCCCTCGAGGAAGCATTGGAATCAACATGGATCCCTCCTCTAGTTTTGGCCGATCTTTTGTTGTTCCTCAACCTCAATATTTACATCAGCAGCAACAATTGCAACCCTATATATATAACTCATCGCCTTCTTTGAACATTACTAGTATCACTAGTAGTGGCTCTAGCTTCAATGCCTCGATTCCTGATTTCCTTCAAGACAGACGTTTTAATACTCCTCCTACTTCTTCTTCAGCTTCGTTACTAAGAGACCATGGACTCCTTCAGGATATTGTTCCAACACAGATGAGGAAAGAGGCAAAGGAACAGTAA